The genomic window CCAACTGCGAAAAACGATAGCCGACGAGCGTGATGTGCCGGCCTACGTCATATTCTCCGATGTGGCACTACGGCAAATGGCACGCGACTATCCAACCAATGAACAGGAATTCCTCCAGATTAGTGGAGTCGGGAATCGGAAATTACAGGAATTTGGGCCTACGTTTCTGGCAGTCATCGCAAGGCACTTGGAAAATTATGCTCCCCTGACTATTCCAAAAGAGCCGACTCCCCCACCGGAACCACCGGTCTCTTCCAAAAGAAAGTCGCTTGGGGATACCGTCCATGATACGTTGCGCTTTTTTCGGTCGGGGCATTCCATCGAACAGATCGCCACTAAGCGCGGCCTAGTCACCAGCACCATCTATGGACACCTGGAACAGGCCATCCAAGCCGGTGAGCGGGTAGACCTCACCCAACTGTGGACACCGGAGCAGGAATTAGAAATGACCGCGGCTTTTGAAAAAACAGGGTTTGGCAATCTCACCGGCGCCAAAGAGCTACTCGGCAACCTCTACGATTTCGGCCAACTCCGGCTCTTCCGCGCCGTTCATGGCAAAAAGGGGTAATAATTCAATCAGATCCCTTTTCAGGCGTTTGTTATTCCAAGTGGGTGCCTACCACGAGCGTATTGGAGAATAGTGGGGAAGGGTTTCACGTTGTCTGCAAGTCGAAATATCATATGAGAGTCCCCGGCAGGCGGGGCTGATTTATGTTGAACCCGGGTTTGCTTCTGCGACATGAAAAAGGTCATACCAGGACGAGCCCTTTTATCCGCAGAATAAAAGGGCTCGCTCATGAGCAATCACACTAAGGGGTGAGGTTAATTTCGACGTTGAAGAAGTAGTCGTTGGCGCCGTTTCCTGGCCTCATCGTATCCACGGCAGCACTCGGGTCGGCTTCCCCTCCCAAGGGTATGGCAATAGCATCATTCGGTTGATCAAGAAAACTATCAAATAGTATTTGTTCGGGTATTGTTCCTAACCGTGCTATTTCCAGTCCACCTGGAGTTTCCCAGTTGAAGAGCGAACCTGAAGCAGATTGTACGATGACGGAATTGGGTGTGGCGGAAAAAACGTTGGTAACCACCACTGGAGTGGAGTTGAGATTGCCAAGATCTGGACAATCGGCGTCGGGGGGAAGCGAGCAAGGGTCAAACGTCTTAGGGTATTGGCCGAATTCAACAGTGTCGCCTGCATTAATCACACCGTCCATGTTGGTATCAACAAGCTCCGAGATTTCAACGTCGACTTGCGAGTCGTACGTTCCATTCCGGTCTGTGTCGGTGTATGCCCGGGAAAAAACGTTCCGTGCGATGACCTCGTTGCATTCTGCATCCAGAGTGATCGTTCCAGCACCATTTGAACTTGCGGGGAATATATCCCCGTGTTTGGCCAGGTGATTCTGGACTGCGTTCCCACTAACGGAAATTTTCTTAAAAACCCCTTCATCCGCGTCAAAATGGCATATCTCCACTTTTGGCATCTTGGCAGCTTCAACGTGCTCCGTTGCTAGAATACACAAACCCGCAAAAGCTGCGCTGAGCCATACCGATGATTTTTGCCCTCTTCGATCGACCAAATTCATAACATCCTCCAAATGTGTGGTTATGAATCATACATCGGTTGGTTACCCAAAAAAGGAAAGTACCACGGAGCCAAATAATTTCACCCACGGCCGAAAATAGTAAAATACAAGCGGACCCATCCTCCCATTAGTGAGTCGCGGACGTACTGGCTTGGGATGCTTCAACCAATGGTCAAGGCCAAAGCCCCTAAGTGGCATCAAAAACACTACACTTATTTCAAGGGGATTTTCTGTAGGCGGTATCGCCAATCAACGGGTATGAGCGGCCAGTGCTATCAATAAGGACTTGGAACAAGCTATACAAGCGAGTGAGCCGGTAGACCCACCCCTCTCCGGACACCAGAGCGGGAGTTAGAAATGACAGCGGGTTTTGGGAAACCAGGGTTTGAAAATCTCACTTGCGCCAACCTGCCATGCGGCGATCTCTATCACTACGGCCAACTCCTCTCCCGCGTTTTTAGTAGGGAAAGGGGGCCATGAGAAACTTCAATCCAACCTAAGGGATTTTACACTTTCATTCTGTTTCCACTTTATTGTGTGCTCTTTAATAACGGTCAAGTAGGGATGTCGTAACTCTGGCTATTTCGTTCTCTCGTGTGTATTCATATTTTGGATAGAACACCCAATATTCCTTTGGCAACTGAGAATCTCTGCCAAACTCCAATTTCAAAACCTCACCGTGCTCTTCTATTGCGATTTTAATTCGTTTCGTTGGATGGGTATGATGCGCCTGGAAAGGCCTATTATCCATGTTGTGTAGCATAGCCAAGACTTCGGCCTTCTCTTTCGCAAATTCGTCATTTATCAATATTTGGTAACCATCTCCTATGTCTGCTAGGAAATCTCTCGCCTCCCGATAGGAATAGAAGGACAAGATTTCGCTAAACAAAAAAGCGGCAAGAAAAGGGATGACAAACGCGAAAATGACCACACCTTGGAACCTGAATATTTTTTTGCGCCTCCATAACAAGTCTCTGATACCCAAAACAAAATAGATCAGTAGAGCAATGAATGCTGACACGTTCAGCACAGTTATAGCTTGATCAATCCAATACAAACAGGGTCTCCCCAATAGGCAACCTGCGAGGCTTCTAGTTGGTGAATATGTTTTGTGGAGCCATTTTCTATTCTTACTTGAATTACTTTTGTTGGATGTCCACGAAGGAGACTTCTATGCAAGAAACCGGAATCTTTAGAAACGATGATGAAACTCTACTCCAAAGCTAATTGCCAGATGGCTTCATCATCTTGGCCGGTTAGGCCAAAACCCTTGATATTTTTGGAGCCGGAAAAAACGAAGTCGAGAATGGGAGCGAGTTTAAAAGAAAGATTCTGGTCGAAAAGTAGCTTCATGGCAAGGCGCAGAAAGCTTCTTCTCACGATCGGCGGCAAACCAAATACTGGCATGAATATCATCTTTGGTATAATTCGGAAAATTACTGATAATTTCGTCCTCGGTCATCCCTGAAGCCAAGTATGCCAGTTCATCCGAGACCGTGATCCGCATGCCTCATATGTAAGGATTCCCACTACGTTTCCCATGTTCGATGGTGATGATATCTGCGTAGTTTATAGTCAACATGGTACCCCGAGGTTACAAAAATGCCAACACATTGACCAATTTTTCGCATGGAATAAAGCCTTCTTGCCTGCGTATGTCACTCTCCGACGCCTGCCGTCCAGGCCCTAATGGTGGACGCTCTTATCTACCGGCGGGCCTTGTCTGAATGCAGCGAGCTGGACCGCTCTTCCATGACTTGCGTCCACCATATCTGATGAGACAGGACGTGGCGTCACTGGTTTTGGCTACTTTTGCCAAAACAAAAGGAGGCCGTCTGCAGGGGCGAAACCCTGCATCTACCGTACATTTAAAAATACACGGCTAGAAACAGAAACATGGAACAGAGCTTGTTGATCAATTAAATGATATCCCTTACATGCCTATGACGATCTAATGATTATGGCCCCCATCATGTGAATGCCCATGCTCAAGTTCTTGCTTTGTGGCTTCCCGCACACTCAAAACTTTAATATCAAAGTTGAGCGCGATACCGGCAAGGGGGTGATTCGTATCAATGGTGACGGTATCCCCATCTACTTTCACCACCATAATTTGCTGCGTCGTGCCATCCGGCGCCTGCGCCTCAAAGACCATTCCCGGTTCAACCGAATCTACTCCCTCAAATGCAGCCCTTTCGATGCTCTTGATCCCGTCAGGAATGACCTCTCCATAGGCATCGGCAGGCTCAATCCTGACCTTCAGAACATCACCCTCTCCTTTACCGGCCAGCGCTTTCTCCAGCCCGGGGATGATATTCCCCGCACCATGCAAGTATACCATAGGCTTTGACCCATCTGAACTATCCAACACCTTACCGGCATCGTCAGTGAGCTTATAATTGACGCTGACCACCGAATTCTTCCCAATCAATACAGACATAATCTCTCCTTCCTTTTCCTATTTTTTTTTATGACTATTCACGCACGCAAAGGTGTATCTTCCACGCTCACCACCAGACCGTAAATTTTGATCGCGGCCATGGCTTATCCATCCATGACGTGTCAGGCAAAGGCAACTTGGAGGCTTCTTGAACGGTCAGCCATCCACCAGGCAATTCAAAATGGGATGTTGTGCCACGTCCGGTTATCCAACTAATTTTTTTCGCTTGTTCACTGGCTTCGGCCACATCCAACGTTAACCGACAATCCTGAGCCACATAATCCAGGACCGTCTGAAAGTCGCCATCCTTCCACAGCTTCGGGGCGACGGAGCCATCCACATTCGCGGGTTTACTCACACCAATGGCCTTCGCCGCGGCGTTGAGCTTAATCGGGAACCCTTTTCCGCAAAAGAAGTGATACATCATGTCCACGTGGCTCATCGCCAATTCACGGCAATCATCAACCTGGCCGGATTCTTCCGCCACAATCACAAAATCGAATCCCAGCCCATTGTGGGTGATGATGGTATAGCCCTCCTGCAATTTTCTTTTGAGATGCTCGACAAAGGCCGTGACATCCGCCTTGGTCATTTGCGGCGCAGGAGATCCATCTGGATTTTTCGAGTAAAATGTCACAGCCGATGATTCATCGCTGCACCAGGTGGCCATACAGGTGATGCCGAGAGGCCGATGATCATGTAAATCACCGAAATTTTCCGGCAAAATTTTTGCCGTTTCGATATCAAAGGCCAGATATTTACGGGACATTCGTCAACCCTCCCCACAATGGAACCGGATGGCCTGATTAAAGGTCATCATATCGACCGCCATCCCACGATTGTTTTGGGTTTTCAGGAACAATGCGGTGTTAGTGGTGTTTGATCAACACGGCGTTTCAGAAACAGCTTTTTGAATGACACCTTCGGCATCGAGTTCAAACGTTTTATGACACTCATACGAAGTGCCATACACTTCACCCCCCAATGGATGACGAGTTATCCGTTGAATATATTCCAACCGTTGTCCGCCGTCAGGCAAAGCCGTCTCTTTAGTCGGCGTCCCCATCACCCGAATAAGCTCTTCACGATGCACGCCCTTCCATCCATATAGTTGTTCCTGAGGGAAAAGACCGCAGCCCATGGCAAAAACACCTAAAAATGCTACAAAAATAAACGACAATCTTTTCACTCGTACATTCCAATCATCAGGTTCGACAGAATTGTTCTCTCTCATTACTTCCCTATACCGGGAAAGACTCATTGGCGGCGTATTACGTATTTAATTTCTGAATCGGCATTGCCCGTCTACAATCCATCCTTAGGACCTGAAGTCTCTCCCATCTGAAATTAACAGGTTAAATGGCGGCAAAACCACCATACCCGAGGATAAGGAGATATTTCCACTAAACGCGTTTCCGAATCTTTGGGTGTCGGGAGTTGCGATTGGATAGGAAGACCGGCTAAATCGGGATAAAGTGAACGAACTTCGGCTTTTGCGTCCTCTAAATCAGTTTCCACGAAAACCTCAACCAACCGAAGATACGTCGGGGGATGTATTTTCACTTCCCATTTCCCCAGATAATTCAATTCACCCTTCCTTACCTGGAACGTCAAATTCAATTGGGCCATAGATCGGAAAGCCCCTTCATTGATCTGGAGCCGCACCAACTCATATTCACCCGGCGGAAGTGCGAGAAAAAATGGCGAGTCCGCAGACTCGATATCCACCCGGAACCGTTCCGTCGTAGAGTGATTCATGAGCTCAAAAAATCGAACCTGTGGCGTATACCATCGGGTCGTCTGGCCGGTGAGGCTGGCTTGAACCTGCCCATAAACGATTGTTTGATCCGCTGAAAGACTGGCAGGCAACGGCGCCATTCTCGTAGCACATCCGAGGAAAGAAAAGACTATTCCGAGGACTACCATCAGGCTTCTTATTTCTTGCATGACCAAATAGCCTCTCGCGTTTTTCATCAATCGGTCTGAAAAGAAATTTTTGGCCTCAACAATACTACTTTCTTCTTGTGTGAACGAAATTGCATGCACCACATACCGAAAAAGCGGCCTCCCGGGTTCACCTGGTCGCTCGAAGTCAGTAAAGCAGAAAGCGGGCACCCAACCAAGCGTTGCACTTCCGCTTTTTTATTATATCAGAGGGATGATGTGTTCCTGCCGTGACGATGACACGAACCGTGTCCGATTTTTGTTCATGATGATGAATGATCATCATGAACGATACGCCCATTAAGATATTCGATAATGTGCGCCAATTTCTCAATGGAATTGACAATCAGGCGCATTGAATCCACCTGAATGCAGGAGGGCCCGCTATGCCAGATTTCAGGCCATGCGGATTCGTGTGTACTACGACGCCGGCCCGGCAAAGCGAGAAAGGGCTACTGCTCGATTTTCAAGGAAATCAAAGGCTATTCGCAGATTCAATAGCCAGCCAGCAGTTCCTGCGCGAGGAGACGACTCACCAAGGAGCCTTTGATGATGTGAATGGAATGTACGAAATCAATGGCGTCGATAGGTGAGCAAATTTGAGAATCAGACGGTCTGATGGAGGACATGCGTGGCACGTCTCAAAACCTGACTTCAGGAAGCTTATGGATTGAAAAACTACCGGACCTTTAAAAGAATGGGCACATGAGAGTGCCCGGAAAGAAATATCGACTGATCAACCCAGCACCGACTTCACCGTCTCGCCAATTTCAGCAGGGTTTTTTACCACCCGCACTCCAGCCGATTCGAGGGCGGCCATTTTATCGGCTGCAGTGCCTTTTCCTCCGGTGATAATGGCGCCGGCATGGCCCATCCGTCTTCCGGGAGGTGCCGTAATTCCGGCAATGAAACTCACGACCGGCTTGGTCATCTCTTTTTGAATATAGGCCGCAGCCCGCTCCTCGGCATCGCCGCCGATTTCCCCAATCATCACGACCGCTTCCGTTTCCTCGTCCTCCTGGAACATGTGCAACAAATCGATATACCCGGTGCCGATGAGCGGATCGCCACCGATGCCGACGCAGGTCGTTTCGCCAAGACCTAAATTAGTCAGCTGATTGACGGCTTCGTAGGTTAAGGTGCCACTTCTTGAAATGACCCCGACACGCCCTTTTTTATGAATGAAACCTGGCATAATCCCGATCTTGCACTCCTCGGCCGTTATAATTCCCGGACAATTCGGGCCGATCAGACGTGTAGTCTTCCCATAGAGCGCCCTTTGGACCCGAACCATATCATTGACAGGAATCCCCTCTGTAATACAGATGATCAGCCATATGCCGGCATCGGCGGCTTCTAAAATTGCATCGGCGGCAAAGGGAGGTGGCACAAAAATCAATGAGGTGGTGGCTTCAGTCTTCTTGACGGCTTCACGAACGGTATTAAACACCGGGATGCCTTCTACTTCCTGACCGGCTTTGCCAGGCGTCACGCCGGCCACAACTTTCGTTCCATACGCCTTGCACTGGGTCGCGTGAAATGACCCTTCTTTGCCGGTGATCCCTTGAACGACAACCCGGGTATTTTTATTCACCAAAATGCTCATGCCACATCACCTTTCACCAATCAAGGAGAATATTTCCACGATCAGGTTAACTATTTCTTTTTTCTGAGAGCGACAATACGTTGAGCGGCTTCCCAGAGGTCAGCGACCCCTTCGACCTTCAAACCTGATTCGGCTAGAAGCTTTCGGCCTTCTTCCGCATTGGTTCCTTGAAGTCGAACAACAACAGGTAGCTTGATGCCGACTTCCTTCGCCGCATCAATCACTCCATGGGCAATACGCTCGCACCGTACAATCCCGCCGAAGATATTAATGAATATGCCCTTGACCTTTTTGTCTTTCAACAGAATGCGAAATCCGGCTGCGACCGTCTCTTTTGTCGCCCCACCGCCCACATCTAAAAAATTCGCCGGTTCGGATCCCGCCAACTTAATGACGTCCATGGTTGCCATCGCCAAACCCGCCCCATTGACCATGCAACCGATGTCACCATCAAGTTTGACATAGTTCAGATTATTGCTACCCGCTTCAATCTCCAACGGTTCTTCTTCGTGCAGATCCCTGAACTTTTGAATATCAGGATGTTTAAATAGCGCACTGTCATCAATGGAGACTTTTCCATCCAACGCGACCAGACGCTTATCCGTGGTAATGACCAATGGATTTATTTCCACGAGCGATGCGTTTTTTTCCATGAACAGGCGGTACAGATTTTCCAACATTTGAAAAAACGGCTTCACCACTGCCGGCTCAAGCTCTGGAAGTCCCAAGCCGAAGGCCAGATTTCTTCCATTGTATCCCTGGAATCCAACTGCCGGATCAATGGACTCTTTCAGCAATTTGTCTGGTGTATGTTCGGCCACTTCCTCAATGTCCATGCCACCTTCCGTACTGGCAATAAACGTCGGAAAGCCTGACTCACGGTCGACCAGTAAACTCAAATACAATTCCTTAGCAATCCCTGCACCTTCTTCAATCAGTAAACGCCGAACTTTTCTGCCCTTGGGACCTGTCTGATGGGTCACCAGAGTTTTCCCGAGAATTTCCTTAGCCAGTTCCGGCACTTCAGTTTTATTTTTGGTTATTTTCACCCCGCCGGCTTTGCCTCGTCCACCTGCATGAATCTGCGCTTTCACCACAAATACGGGGGTATCAAGAACTGAGGCCCATTTTTCAGCCGCTTTGACGTTTTTGATTTCCTTGCCTTTGGGTACAGGAATCCCAAACTGCGCAAAGAGCTGTTTGGCTTGAAACTCGTGAATATTCATAAATCCTCTTCGTAGGTTCTACAGCTCAAATCGGAACATTCGGCGATGACAATATCCCGTTTGGTGATCAATCGACTTGACAATTACTTGTTGGTGTAAGCCGGCAAGACCATCGGTGAAATGATGCTAGCGGACACATGATGCCGTTTGGCTTCGGCTCGAAACCGCTTCAGATGGTCTAAGGTCAACGCACGTTTCGGCAGAGACTTGGACCGCTCTGCAGCAAAAATACCTGTTCGCTTGCCAAACACCATTAAGTCCAACAAAGAATTCCCCATGAGCCGGTTTCGCCCATGTAAACCGCCGGAGGCCTCTCCAGCCACGAATAAATTGGCCACAGGCGTTTCTCCATTCACATCAATCTTGACGCCCCCATTTTGGTAATGCAGCGTGGGATAGATCAGTACCGGATCTTTCCGGATATCGACCTGGTAACGCTCATACTGCCGAACCATCGCGGGAAAATGTTTATCCAATGTTCCGGGTCCATGTTCCACATCTAACAACGGCGTATCCAGCCAGACGCCTACCCTACCTGATGGTGTTCGAACGCCTCGCCCCTCTTCACATTCCCGAATGATCGACGAGGACACAACATCACGGGTATCCAATTCGTTCACAAATCGCTCGCCCTTCCCATTCACCAAATGGCCACCCTCAGAACGAATGCCTTCTGTCACCAGTGCACCGACTAATTGCTCAGGATACACCCCACCTGAAGGATGATATTGAAAGGTATCGATTTGAACGAGAGGCACGCCGAGACGATAGGCCAGGACCAGGGCATCCCCTGTCGCCCCGAAATGATTGCTGGTTGGAAATCCCTGAATGTGCAACCGGCCAATTCCGCCTGTTGCCAGAATCACCGTTTTAGCCGCAACGACGATAAACCGATTGTTGTCTAAGTCTTTCAGCACCGCTCCCGTGCAGGCCCCATCGGCATCGCTTAACAATTCCACCGCAGCGACAAATTCCAACAATGGAACCTTCTGGTTCAGCACTTCGTCTTTCAACACTCGCATGATTTCCAAACCGGTATAATCGGAGCAGGTTAACAGCCTGGCCTTTGAGCTTCCTCCCCCTTTTTTCACATGCAGATTTCCATCAGCATCCCGATCGAATAAGACACCCAATTCCAACAGCCATTTCGCAATAGACGGTCCCTCTTCCACCATGACCTTTAACAACTGGTGGTCATTTTTCATGTGCCCGCCCTTTAGGGTGTCCAAGAAATGCTGGACAGGCGAATCGTCAGAGCCGACGGCAATTTGCATCCCTCCTTGGGCCATAACCGAGTTGGAATCCCCCAGGCGCAACTTGGTGGCTAGTAACACATTGGCTCCCTGGGCGTGGGCATGGAGCGCCGACGCGCACCCCGCCCCTCCTCCACCAACGACAAGAACATCCACGGTGTAATCCGGAGTGAGATTAAGGTCTGACGGGACCGGGCTCTCCCCTTCCAACAGAGTCGCCACTTCGGTCACAGTTGATTGACCCGCATTCGGGCCAAAAACTATGGGACGGTAGGCATGAGCCCGATGATCAGGATGGTATTTCTTGATAAGGCTATCCCGTTCGGCTGGAGAAAGCTTGGGAAAACTTTTAGACCGACGGGCGTCTCGGGTTTGATGAACTAAATTTCTCTGATCGGTAAGTTCCATGAGAAAAGCAAGAAAAACAGCTTAGGTTGTGGCGGCGGAGGTATTTTGTAATTCCTCATCGGACAACTTAAGGATACGATCCCATTCCTGTTGAAAATGTCCATCGGTAATCTCCTGAATACGTTTCGATAGGCCTTCAGGTTTTTCGGTGAAATGCACGCCTTGAGCGCGGCTGGCATAAAGCGCGACAAGATTGGGAGCAATATCAGCGATACAGACGGGCGCGCACATTCCACACATAACACAATCCATGAACATTTCAGAGACCGCTTTAAAATCGCCAAACACCGCTTTCCACACCCCTTCCCGCACGTCAATATGTTGCGGGCAAGCTTCAGTGCAGGCATTGCAGTTCCGGCATAAGGGAGCTTCAGGATAGAGCGTAAACAAATCCTGCTTAGGATCTTTGAGCTCAAGAAGGTTGTAGGTTGCTTTTCTCGCCGGAAAAGCCGGCATAAACGAAAAGGACATGCCATCCTCGACTGCCATCGAACAGGCCAAACAGGTTTTGACCTTTGGATCGTCTTTCGTACGGTAATAGGTCGCACAGGCTCCACAGAACCCGCCTAAGCATCCAACTCCACGAATCACATCCTGCCCTGCATACCACAGGGCCTTGATCAGGGTGATACCGGCGGGAACCTGGAACGGCTTCCCTTCAATCTCCACCGTAACCATCTTGGGTTGGAGACGCTCTTCTTGCTCCAAAGTATTTTTCTTATCCAATGTGTCCGGCATAGCTCAGAGATAGTACCTTATACGATTGACAAATTTCTCGTCGTGCGTTTCAACCACCCGGCCCAATTAAATGGGTATTAATTTAACGCATTCAATGCGGACCCAGCCTTAAACCAGGTGATCTGTTGTTCGGTCATACTATGATTGGCCTGAATGACCACTTCCTGACCGTTCTTCTTGTGAAGAACGACTTGCACTGGCTTGCCTGGCGCTAGCCCACTTAACCCTTTCACACTGATCCGGTCTTCTTGTTCAATTTGATCATAATCCTTGGGATTCGCAAACGTCAGCGGAAGAATGCCTTGTTTCTTGAGATTAGTCTCATGAATGCGAGCAAAACTTTTTGTCAGGACAGCTTGGACGCCCAAAAATCGTGGAGACATCGCCGCATGCTCACGGCTGCTCCCTTCCCCATAGTTTTCATCTCCCACCACAAACGACCCCAAACCTTTTTCTTTATACCTTCGGGCAATTTGCGCAAGAGTCAATCCTGACTCTCCGGTTAAGACATCATTGCCTTTTCCCGCCTCGTCTGAAAAGGCATTGTTGGCTCCAAGAAACATGTTGTCACTGATCTTGTCCAAATGTCCCCGGAATTTGAGCCATGGGCCCGCGGGAGAAATATGATCCGTCGTGGTCTTTCCTTTGGTTTTTATTAATAGCGGCAACTTTTCAAAATCTTTTCCATCCCATTTTGGGAAAGGCTTTAATAACTGCAATCGCTCGCTGGTAGGAGGAATGTCCACTTGAAGCTTCGATCCATCCTCAGCAGGTTGGACAAAACCTTCTTCCCCTTTGGCAAAACCCTTGGCCGGCAATTCATCCCCCTGAGGCGCCTCAAATTTGAAGTCTTTCCCATCTGCGGTTTTTAATGTACCCGTGATCGGATCAAAGCCCAGATCACCTGAAAATGCATAAGCCGTGACCACTTCAGGACTGGCCAGGAACGATAACGTCTCACTCACCCCATCATTCCGCCCAGGAAAGTTTCGGTTAAACGTACTGACAATGGAGTCGGCTTTACCTTTCACGGCATCCGCGCGTTTCCATTGACCAATGCAGGGTCCACAGGCATTTGCCAGGACGGTGGCTCCCATACTTTCAAAGGTCTCCAAAAATCCTTCGCGTTTCATGGTGTGGTAAATCCGTTCTGATCCCGGGCTGACCAGAAAAGCCGTTTTGGCTTTAAGCCCAGCTTGCAACCCTTGCTTGGCAATATGCGCCGCGCGACCGATATCTTCATATGAAGAATTCGTACAGCTTCCGACTAATGTCGCTTTTAATTGAACGGGATAACCTTTTTCTTTGGCTTCCGCTGCCATCTTTGAGATGGGTCGTGCCAGGTCAGGGGTATGCGGTCCCACAACATGCGGCTCAAGAGTGGACAGATCGATTTCGACGATTTCATCAAAGTATTTTTCCGGAGACTGATAGACCTCCGGGTCCGCAACCAACATGCTTCGATTGGCTGCGGCCAATTTGGCGATATCGGCCCGCTCCGTGATATTCAAGTACGCTACCATTTT from Nitrospiraceae bacterium includes these protein-coding regions:
- a CDS encoding DUF5615 family PIN-like protein codes for the protein MKLLFDQNLSFKLAPILDFVFSGSKNIKGFGLTGQDDEAIWQLALE
- a CDS encoding peptidylprolyl isomerase; amino-acid sequence: MSVLIGKNSVVSVNYKLTDDAGKVLDSSDGSKPMVYLHGAGNIIPGLEKALAGKGEGDVLKVRIEPADAYGEVIPDGIKSIERAAFEGVDSVEPGMVFEAQAPDGTTQQIMVVKVDGDTVTIDTNHPLAGIALNFDIKVLSVREATKQELEHGHSHDGGHNH
- a CDS encoding ribonuclease H-like domain-containing protein, with protein sequence MSRKYLAFDIETAKILPENFGDLHDHRPLGITCMATWCSDESSAVTFYSKNPDGSPAPQMTKADVTAFVEHLKRKLQEGYTIITHNGLGFDFVIVAEESGQVDDCRELAMSHVDMMYHFFCGKGFPIKLNAAAKAIGVSKPANVDGSVAPKLWKDGDFQTVLDYVAQDCRLTLDVAEASEQAKKISWITGRGTTSHFELPGGWLTVQEASKLPLPDTSWMDKPWPRSKFTVWW
- the sucD gene encoding succinate--CoA ligase subunit alpha, translating into MSILVNKNTRVVVQGITGKEGSFHATQCKAYGTKVVAGVTPGKAGQEVEGIPVFNTVREAVKKTEATTSLIFVPPPFAADAILEAADAGIWLIICITEGIPVNDMVRVQRALYGKTTRLIGPNCPGIITAEECKIGIMPGFIHKKGRVGVISRSGTLTYEAVNQLTNLGLGETTCVGIGGDPLIGTGYIDLLHMFQEDEETEAVVMIGEIGGDAEERAAAYIQKEMTKPVVSFIAGITAPPGRRMGHAGAIITGGKGTAADKMAALESAGVRVVKNPAEIGETVKSVLG
- the sucC gene encoding ADP-forming succinate--CoA ligase subunit beta, with the translated sequence MNIHEFQAKQLFAQFGIPVPKGKEIKNVKAAEKWASVLDTPVFVVKAQIHAGGRGKAGGVKITKNKTEVPELAKEILGKTLVTHQTGPKGRKVRRLLIEEGAGIAKELYLSLLVDRESGFPTFIASTEGGMDIEEVAEHTPDKLLKESIDPAVGFQGYNGRNLAFGLGLPELEPAVVKPFFQMLENLYRLFMEKNASLVEINPLVITTDKRLVALDGKVSIDDSALFKHPDIQKFRDLHEEEPLEIEAGSNNLNYVKLDGDIGCMVNGAGLAMATMDVIKLAGSEPANFLDVGGGATKETVAAGFRILLKDKKVKGIFINIFGGIVRCERIAHGVIDAAKEVGIKLPVVVRLQGTNAEEGRKLLAESGLKVEGVADLWEAAQRIVALRKKK
- a CDS encoding FAD-binding protein — encoded protein: MELTDQRNLVHQTRDARRSKSFPKLSPAERDSLIKKYHPDHRAHAYRPIVFGPNAGQSTVTEVATLLEGESPVPSDLNLTPDYTVDVLVVGGGGAGCASALHAHAQGANVLLATKLRLGDSNSVMAQGGMQIAVGSDDSPVQHFLDTLKGGHMKNDHQLLKVMVEEGPSIAKWLLELGVLFDRDADGNLHVKKGGGSSKARLLTCSDYTGLEIMRVLKDEVLNQKVPLLEFVAAVELLSDADGACTGAVLKDLDNNRFIVVAAKTVILATGGIGRLHIQGFPTSNHFGATGDALVLAYRLGVPLVQIDTFQYHPSGGVYPEQLVGALVTEGIRSEGGHLVNGKGERFVNELDTRDVVSSSIIRECEEGRGVRTPSGRVGVWLDTPLLDVEHGPGTLDKHFPAMVRQYERYQVDIRKDPVLIYPTLHYQNGGVKIDVNGETPVANLFVAGEASGGLHGRNRLMGNSLLDLMVFGKRTGIFAAERSKSLPKRALTLDHLKRFRAEAKRHHVSASIISPMVLPAYTNK
- a CDS encoding (2Fe-2S)-binding protein; this translates as MPDTLDKKNTLEQEERLQPKMVTVEIEGKPFQVPAGITLIKALWYAGQDVIRGVGCLGGFCGACATYYRTKDDPKVKTCLACSMAVEDGMSFSFMPAFPARKATYNLLELKDPKQDLFTLYPEAPLCRNCNACTEACPQHIDVREGVWKAVFGDFKAVSEMFMDCVMCGMCAPVCIADIAPNLVALYASRAQGVHFTEKPEGLSKRIQEITDGHFQQEWDRILKLSDEELQNTSAATT
- a CDS encoding aconitate hydratase translates to MSLEMVQKLYASMPGIVDKARKKFGRPLTLTEKILVSHADNFDTQVWERGKAMLALRPDRVAMQDATAQMAMLQFMQAGKDKVAVPSTIHCDHLIRAEVGSEKDLLRACDENREVYNFLASAAKKYGIGFWKPGAGIIHQVVLENYAFPGGLIIGTDSHTPNGGGLGMLAIGVGGADAGEVMAGLPWEVLHPKLIGVKLTGKLNGWASPKDVILYICGLLTVKGGTNKIVEYFGPGAETISATGKGTITNMGAELGATTSIFPFDEKMVAYLNITERADIAKLAAANRSMLVADPEVYQSPEKYFDEIVEIDLSTLEPHVVGPHTPDLARPISKMAAEAKEKGYPVQLKATLVGSCTNSSYEDIGRAAHIAKQGLQAGLKAKTAFLVSPGSERIYHTMKREGFLETFESMGATVLANACGPCIGQWKRADAVKGKADSIVSTFNRNFPGRNDGVSETLSFLASPEVVTAYAFSGDLGFDPITGTLKTADGKDFKFEAPQGDELPAKGFAKGEEGFVQPAEDGSKLQVDIPPTSERLQLLKPFPKWDGKDFEKLPLLIKTKGKTTTDHISPAGPWLKFRGHLDKISDNMFLGANNAFSDEAGKGNDVLTGESGLTLAQIARRYKEKGLGSFVVGDENYGEGSSREHAAMSPRFLGVQAVLTKSFARIHETNLKKQGILPLTFANPKDYDQIEQEDRISVKGLSGLAPGKPVQVVLHKKNGQEVVIQANHSMTEQQITWFKAGSALNALN